The DNA window CCCGTTCGCATTCGACGCCACTGGCGATGCCAGGGCGATGGCGAGTGCTTGTTTTCGCATCGGGACCTCACCATATCGACTCCAGGGAATGCGATAAAGTTCCCTGATGACAGACCGGAAACCAGAAGGAGTGACGTGATGAAGACGTCGAATCCGGCCTGGAACGTACCGGCATATTGAGGCTGCCCATGTGCCTCCCTTGCCGGAACGCCAAGGCGAAGGAGGTGCCAGATGGCACACAAATTTTCGTTTCGATGGATCAGGATAGCCGCGATCGGCGCCGCGCTGGCGCTGTCGACGCTATCCGCGCAGGCGCAGTTCATCTGCGGCGGCCACAGTGATCTTGTCGCGGGATTGGCGCAGGCCTTCCAGCAAAAGCAGATCGGCTACGGTGTGGTCGGGCAAGCCGCCATTGTCGAGGTCTATGTTTCGGCAAGCGGGACATGGACCATGCTGGTGACCGACGTGCAGGGCCGAAGCTGCATCTTCGCGACCGGTGACGGATGGGAGAATACCGTCGCCGTCACCGCGACGGCGCAAGGGATCTGAACCGTTCGATCAGCGCGTTGCGGCCACCTCGGCGTGACCACGCAGCAGCGCCATCAGGCGCTTGGCGTCCTTGGCGGCGGCCTCCTCGTCGCCGTCGAGGATCGAGCGGATCAGCGCGACATGGTGCTCGGCGGATTCGGCAAGACCTGTGTCGGCCTTGTAGCGGAACCAGAAGCGGCGGCTGTGGGTCTGCAAAGGGGCGGCCAAACGGGCGGCGAACGGATTGTCGGCGGCCAGCGCCAGCGCTTCGTCGAGCGCCTTGTCGGCCTGGATGAAGGCAAGCACGTTGCCTGAGATCACCGCTTTCTGCATGGCGAGCGCTGCTTCGTGAAACAGGTCGGCGGCCTCGCGGGTAACGAAGCGGGCGGCCGAGCGGGCCAGGACCACCTCGACGCCACGACGCGCATCGAGCACGCGCAGCCAGTCGCCGGGATGGAGCGGCGCGATCGCGATGCCGGCGCGCGGCCGCACGTCGAGCAGCCCTTCCCAGGCCAGGCGCTGGATAGCCTCGCGCACCGGCGTGCGACCAAGCCCGAGCCTGTCGATCAGGGCGCCCTCGGTGACGAAGCTTGCCGGGGCCAGTTCGAGCGTGACGATCATGTGCTCGAGCACGTGGTAGGCCCTGGTCGCGGCCGGCTCGGTCGGGGTGCTTGCTTCCATGGATATCAAACGCGCTCTCCTGATATATCTTGAATATATCATAACGGAATCCGTATTGACAGGCAGTTTCTTAACAGATATATGGCTGATATATCAGATGGAGCAATGATCATGTGGACCGGAGTTTTTCCTGCCGTCACGACCAAATTCACCGCGGATGATCGTCTCGATCATGCCGAGATGGAGCGCTGCTTCACCCTGCAGATGGAGGCCGGCTGCGACGGTATCATCGTCTGCGGATCGCTCGGCGAAGGGCCGATGCTGTCGCCCGACGAGAAGATCGAGGTGCTGAAGACCGCGCAGAAAGTTGCCGGCAAGAAGCCGGTGCTGCTGACCGTCAACGAGGCCGGCACCCGAGAGGCCGCCAGCATTGCCAAGCGCGCGGCCAAGGAAGGCGCTAACGGCCTGATGGTGGTGCCGAGCCCTATCTACCACACCAATGCGGAAGAGACGGTCGCGGCTCTGCGCGCGGTCGCGCAGGCCGGCGACCTGCCGGTCATGATCTACTCCAACCGGCTCGCCTACCGCGTCGACGTCACCGTCGACCAGATGGAGGAGCTGGCGTCGGACAAGCGCTTTGTCGCGATCAAGGAATCCTCGGACGACATCCGCCGTTCGACCGAGATCATCAATCGCCTGGGTACTCGCTACGACCTGTTCACCGGTGTCGACAATCTGGCCTTCGAGGCGCTGTCGGTCGGCGCCATCGGCTGGGTGGCAGGACTGGTCACCGCGTTCCCCCGCGAGACCGTCGCCATCTACCAGCTGATGAAGCAGGGCCGCCGCGAAGAGGCGCTCGGCATCTACCGCTGGTTCCGGCCGCTGCTCGATCTCGACGTCTCGACCTATCTGGTCCAAAACATCAAGCTTGCCGAAGTGTTCGCGATCAACACAAATGACCGCGTGCGCATGCCGCGCCAGCCGCTGTCGGGCGAGCGCCGCAAGGCAGTCGAGAAGATCATCAAGGACGCACTCGCGGTTCGGCCGACACTGCCGAAGTTCTAAGGATCGCAATGTCGCAGCCCCCCTCATCCGGCCGCTGCGCGGCCACCTTCTCCCCGAGGGGAGAAGAGGTCGCCAACGCCGGCGTCAGCCTCTTCTCCCCACTGGGAGAAGGTGGCCCGAAGGGCCGGATGAGGGGGCTGGCTGCAAAGATCGATACGGAAGCCGGGACATGCCGCACGGTGCGCGGCCATGATCGCCGATGCTACAATCGACATCGCCATCATCGGTGGCGGCATCATCGGCATCTGCGCTGCCGCCTCTCTGGCCGAGGCGGGACGCAAGGTCACGATCTTCGATCGCACGGGCATCTGCGAGGAGACGAGCTCCGGCAATGCCGCTGCCTTTGCCTTTTCCGATGTGCTGCCGCTGGCCCACAAGGGCATGATGCGGCAATTGCCGAAATGGCTGGCCGATCCGCTCGGACCGCTCAGCATCCCGCCCGCCTATCTGCCGAAGCTTCTGCCCTGGCTGGTCCGCTTCTGGCGCGCCGGTGCGCCGGGAAAATACGAGGCGAGCCTTGCCGCTCAAGCCGGCATGATGAAGCTCGCCGAAGCGGAATGGATGGGCCTGCTCGATCGCTCGGGTACGCGGTCGATGCTGCGCGAGGACGGTTCGCTCGAGCTTTACGAAAGCGAGGCCGAGTTTCAGGCAGGGCTGTCCGGCTGGGCGGCGCGTGAGCGTTTCGGCATCGGTTTTCGCCATGTCGAGGGCGAGGAACTGGCCGCCTTGCAGCCGGGGCTGTCGCCGCGCTTCATCAAAGGCACGTTCGTGCCGGGATGGAAGACGGTCGCCGATCCAAAATTGCTCGGCAAAGCGGTGTGGGCCCATGCGCAGGCCAAGGGCGCCCGCTTTGAGCTGGCTCGGATCGGCCAAGTCGCGGCGGATCAGAATGGTGCAACACTGACGTTGGGAGACGGAACGACTAGGCAGGCCCGACACCTCGTCGTCGCCGCCGGTGCCTGGTCGCATCTGCTGGCGAGGCAGCTCGGCGATCGCATTCCGCTGGAAACCGAGCGCGGCTACAACACGACGTTGCCGACGAGTGCCTTCGACGTGAAGCGGATGCTGATCTTCTCCGGTCATGGCTTCGTCATCACGCCGCTCGAAACGGGCCTGCGCGTCGGCGGCGCCGTGGAACTTGGCGGCATCGAGCGGCCGCCTAATTATGCCAGGTCGAAGGCGCTGCTGCAGAAGGCGCAAAAATTCCTGCCGGGGCTCGATCCCTCGGGCGGTCGCGAATGGATGGGGTTCCGTCCCTCGCTGCCGGATTCAGTGCCCGTCATCGGCGGCGCGCCGGGAAAGCGGTCGGTGGTTTATGCCTTCGGCCACGGCCATCTCGGCCTGACCCAGGCGGCCGCCACCGGACGGTTGATCAGGGATCTCGTCCTGGGGCAGACTCCGCCGATCGATCTGGCTCCCTTCAGTCCACAACGATTCTGATTTTTCGGGTTTTGTTCTTCGAGGAGCGTCATGGCCAAGAAATCCTTCTTCTGCATAGACGGCCACACCTGCGGCAATCCGGTGCGGCTGGTCGCCGGGGGCGGCCCGCTGCTGCAGGGCTCGACGATGATGGAGCGGCGGGCGCATTTTCTGGCCGAGTATGACTGGATCCGCACCGGGCTGATGTTCGAGCCGCGCGGCCATGATGTGATGTCCGGCTCGATCCTCTATCCGCCGACGCGCGAGGATTGCGACATCGCCATCCTGTTCATCGAAACCTCCGGCTGCCTGCCGATGTGCGGTCATGGCACCATCGGCACGGTGACGATGGCGATTGAGCACGGACTGATCAAGCCGAAGACGCCGGGCGTGCTTCGGCTCGACACGCCGGCCGGCCTCGTCATCGCCGAGTACAAGCAGGTCGGCGACTATGTCGAGGAAGTGCGCATCACCAACGTGCCCTCCTTCCTCTACGCCGAGGGGCTGACGGTCGAATGCCCGCAGCTCGGCGAAATCACCGTCGACGTCGCCTATGGCGGCAATTTCTACGCCATCGTCGAGCCGCAGGCGAACTACCGCGACATGGCCGACTATTCGGCGGGCGACTTCATCGCCTGGAGCCCGGTGGTCCGGCAGCGGCTCAACGAGAAATATTCCTTCGTGCATCCCGAGAACCCGGGCATCAACCGGCTGTCGCACATGCTGTGGACCGGCAAGCCGACCGACCCCGAGGCCGACGCCCGCAATGCCGTGTTCTACGGCGACAAGGCGATCGACCGCTCACCCTGCGGCACCGGCACCTCGGCGCGCATGGCGCAGCTTCATGCCAAGGGCAGGCTCAAGGCCGGAGACAGTTTTGTCCATGAATCGATCATCGGCTCGCTGTTCAGGGGCAAGGTCGAAAAGGACGTCACCGTCGCCGGTAAACCGGCCATCATTCCCTCGATCGGCGGCTGGGCGCGGATGACCGGATTGAACACCATCTTCATCGACGACCGCGATCCGTTCGCGCATGGTTTTGTCGTCAAGTGAAGGGAAACCTGACCCAACGGAAAGGAACAGAACGAAAAACGGATTGTGTCAGCAACGCAACGATTCTTCTCATCACCTAATTTTGACGGCGATTTCTTCGAAACGGGGCGCATGATGCGGCCGAATCGTCAAAGACATTGCGTTATGCCAATGGTAGGGTCCGCGATAGTCCAGGGGTCGGATGGGAGAAAACGGGCAATCGGACGGCGTGCCGCGAAAACACGCATGACGATTGAAAAATGACGTTGCAATCCGGGCTCGAAACTTTACGACTAGGGGAAATACGAAAAGGAATGCGTCTGCATGGGCGACATTCCAGGGGAGCCATGTACACATGCAGTACTTTGTCCAGCAGCTTATCAACGGGCTGACGCTGGGGTCCATCTATGGGCTGATCGCGATCGGCTACACGATGGTCTACGGCATCATCGGCATGATCAACTTCGCCCATGGCGACATCTTCATGGTGGGCGCTTTCACGGCGCTGATCGTCTTCCTCGTCCTCGGCGCGCTGTTCTATTCGGTGCCGGTGGTCATCGCGCTGCTGGTCATGATGATCGTGGCGATGCTGCTCACCAGCCTCTACAACTGGACGATCGAAAAGGTGGCCTACCGGCCGCTGCGCGGTTCGTTCCGGCTGGCGCCGTTGATCACCGCCATCGGCATGTCGATCGCGCTGTCGAACTTCGTCCAGGTGACGCAAGGGCCGCGCAACAAGCCGATCCCGCCGATGGTCAGCCAGGTGTACAACATCAACGGCATCAGCGTGTCGCTGAAGCAGATCATCATCGTCGTCGTCACCGCGCTGTTGCTGGCGCTGTTCTGGTACCTGGTCAACAGGACATCGCTGGGTCGGGCGCAAAGAGCGTGCGAGCAGGACCGCAAGATGGCGGCGTTGCTCGGCATCGACGTCGACCGCACGATCTCGATCACCTTCATCATGGGTGCGGCGCTCGCCGCCGTCGCCGGCACGCTGTTCCTGATGTATTACGGCGTCATCGCCTTCTCCGACGGCTTCACGCCGGGTGTGAAAGCCTTCACCGCCGCGGTGCTGGGCGGCATCGGCTCGCTGCCGGGCGCGGTGCTCGGCGGGCTGATGATCGGCTTCATCGAGAGCATGTGGTCGGCCTATTTCTCGATCGACTACAAGGACGTCGCGGCGTTCTCGATCCTGGCGATCGTGCTGATCTTCCTGCCTTCCGGCATTCTGGGCCGGCCAGAAGTCGAAAAGGTCTGAGATCATGGCCGTCACTGTATCTCCGGAGCGCGACGTCGTCGCCACCCCCGTGCAGCGCGCGCTTAAGGAAGCGTTCTATGCCGGCGCCATATCGCTTGGCCTGTTCGTGCTGTTCATCGGCCTGAAGACCGGCCAGAACATTTCCAATGAACTGGTCGTGACGACGCGCTGGGGCCTGCTCGCCGCAGTGGTGGTCGCCACGGCCGTCGGACGCTTCCTCTATGTCGCCTATGGCCAGCCCTTCATGGCCAGCCAGAAGATAACCAACGTTGCCACCGGCCTGTTGCCGGCCAGCGTGGCGTCACGGTTCTTCCAGCTGCCGTGGTTCATCGCGGCTGTTGTCGCGGCGGTGCTGCTGTTCGTTCTCAACAACTCTCTCGCCGGATGGGTGGGAGCAGAACCAGCCGGCTATCTGCAATTCCTGCGCGCCCTGGCGATCATCTATGTGCTGGCTTGCGTGATCTACTACTTCCGCGCCTTCATCCATACAAACTTCACCAAATTGGGCATCACAGCGCTGGTGCTGTACCCGATCCTCGTGGTCGCGGTGCTGTCGCTGAACGCCTGGTCGATCGCCAGCGGGCTGCAGGGTTCGCTGAAATGGGTCGACAATTTCGGCATCCAGATCCTGATCTATGTGATGCTGGCCTGGGGCCTGAACATCGTCGTCGGCCTCGCCGGCCTGCTCGATCTCGGCTACGTCGCCTTCTATGCACTTGGCGCCTATGCCTATGCGCTTCTCGCCACGCAATTTGGTCTGTCGTTCTGGATCCTGTTGCCGGCCGCGGGCGCCATGGCGGCGCTGTGGGGCGTGCTGCTCGGCTTCCCGGTGCTGCGCCTGCGGGGCGATTATCTGGCGATCGTGACGCTGGCTTTCGGCGAGATCATCCGCCTGGTGCTCATCAACTGGCGCGAGGTCACCAACGGATCGGCCGGCATTTCCGGCATTCCCAAGGTCAGCTTCTTCGGCCTGATGTCGTTCAACGTGTCAGACCCGAACTACATCGCCAAGGTGCTGCACATCGCCCAGTCGGGCGCCTACTATAAGATTTTCCTCTATTATCTGATCCTGGGCCTGTGCCTGCTCACCGCCTTCGTCACCATCAGGCTGCGGCGTCTGCCGGTCGGCCGTGCCTGGGAAGCGTTGCGTGAGGATGAGATCGCCTGCCGGTCGCTGGGCATCAATACGACGACGACCAAGCTCACGGCTTTTGCCACGGGCGCCATGTTCGGCGGCTTCGCCGGCTCGTTCTTCGCCGCGCGGCAAGGCTTCGTCAGCCCGGAATCCTTCGTCTTCCTGGAATCGGCTATCATCCTGGCGATCGTGGTGCTCGGCGGCATGGGTTCGCTGGTCGGTATCGCCGTTGCCGCGATGGTGATGATTGGCGGCACCGAGGCGCTGCGTGAACTCGACTTCCTCAAGCAGATCTTTGGGCCGGACTTCACGCCGGAACTCTACCGCATGCTTCTGTTCGGCATGGCCATGGTCATCGTGATGCTGTGGAAGCCGCGCGGCTTCGTCGGCAGTCGTGAACCAACCGCCTTCCTCAAGGAGCGAAGAGCTGTCTCCGGTTCCTTCACCAAGGAGGGCCACGGCTGATGAATGCGAACCCTATTCAGAAAGCCAATCCGGGCATGAACGACGCCATCCTGCAGGTCGATCATCTGTCGATGAAGTTCGGTGGCCTGGTGGCCATCGGCGACCTGTCCTTCGCCGCCAAGCGCGGCGAGATCACCGCGCTGATCGGCCCCAACGGCGCCGGCAAGACCACCGTGTTCAACTGCATCACCGGCTTCTACAAGCCGTCGGAAGGCATGATCACGCTGAACCGGAACGACGGTTCGAGCTTCCTGCTCGAGCGGTTGCCCAACCATGAGATCCCGGCGCGCGCCAAGGTGGCGCGCACCTTCCAGAACATCCGCCTGTTTTCGGGCATGACGCTGCTGGAGAACCTTTTGGTCGCCCAGCACAACAAGCTGATGAAGGCCTCGGGCTATACGGTGCTCGGCCTGTTCGGCTTCAGCGGCTACCGCAAGGCCTCGGCCGAATCGATAGAGCTTGCCAAGCACTGGCTGGAGAAGGCCGACCTCGTCGATCGAGCCGACGATCCGGCCGGCGACCTGCCCTATGGCGCGCAGCGGCGGCTCGAGATCGCCCGCGCCATGTGCACGGGGCCGGAGCTTCTGTGCCTCGACGAGCCGGCGGCTGGCCTCAACCCGAAGGAATCGGCGGCACTCAACGAACTGTTGATCGATATCAAGAAGACATCAGGCACCTCGATCCTGTTGATCGAGCATGACATGTCGGTGGTCATGCAGATCTCCGACCATGTCGTGGTGCTGGAATATGGCCGCAAGATCTCCGACGGCAGTCCGCAATCGGTACGCACCGACCCGCGCGTCATCGCCGCCTATCTCGGTGTCGACGACGAGGAAGTCGAGGCGGTCCTTACCGAAGTCGGCGACGAAGACGTCATCGAACAGCTCGATACCGGGCCGGATGCCGCGCATGGTCCGGGGACATCGTCTTCGTATCTCGCCGGGCCGGTGACCGACACGGTCGGTCACAGTTCAGGCGAGCGGGTTACGGTGGCAAAGGGCGCGTCAAAGGCCGGTCAGGTCGACGCGAGATCGCTCGCCGCGGCAAACAAGGCTGCCTCGCTGGCAGCGGTACCGGCTGAGAAGTCCGCTCCGGCGGCGAAGGCAAAGCCTGCTCCGAAAGCGTCGTCAAAGGCCACCACCGGGACGGCGGTGAAGTCGACCGCGCCGGCCAAGCCGGCAGCCAAGACCCCTGCGGTGAAGGCCCCTGCGGCGACGGCTGGCGGAATCTCCAATCGGCTGGCGGCGCCTCGCGGCGGCAAGGCCGACAACCTGACCCGCATCAAGGGCATCGGTACCGTCAACGAGAAGAAGCTCAACGATCACGGCATCTTCCACTTCGACCAGATCGGAGCCTGGAAAAAGGCCGACGTCGAGGCCGCCGAAGCCTATCTGGCCTTTGACGGACGCATCGCGCGCGAGGAATGGGTCAAGCAGGCCAAGCTGCTCGGCCAAGGCAAGGACACGGAATTCTCGCGCCGTGTCGATGAGGGCAAGGTGGCGACCAGCCATGCTTCCGGAAAGACTGCAAATGCAGCTTCGGGAAAGACTGCTGCCGCCAAGCCTGTGGCTGGCAAGCGTGGAGGGGGCAAGTGATGGCCGCGACGACGCTGCTCGATATCAAGGGCGTGCAGACCTATTACGGCAACATCCGGGCCCTGAACGGCGTCGATGTCACCGTCAAGCAGGGTGAGATCGTGGCGCTGATCGGCGCCAACGGCGCCGGCAAGTCGACGCTGATGATGACCATTTTCGGCGCGCCTCGGGCTCGTGCGGGCACCATCACCTTTGCCGGCACCGACATCACCCAGATGCCGACGCATGAGATAGCGCGCATGCGCATCGCCCAGTCGCCCGAGGGCCGGCGCATCTTTCCGCGCATGACGGTGATGGAAAACCTGCAGATGGGCGCCAGCCTCGACAACCTCAAGCATTATGACGAGGACGTCGAGAAGGTGTTCACGCTGTTTCCGCGGCTGAAGGAGCGCATCGCCCAGCGCGGCGGCACGCTGTCGGGCGGCGAGCAGCAGATGCTGTCGATCGGACGCGCGCTGATGGCGCGGCCGAAGCTGCTGCTGCTCGACGAGCCGTCGCTGGGTCTGGCGCCGCTGATCGTCAAGCAGATCTTCGACGCCATCCGCGAACTGAACCGCACGCAGGGGCTGACCGTGTTCCTGGTCGAGCAGAACGCCTTCGGCGCGCTGAAACTCGCCACGCGCGGCTATGTCATGGTCAACGGCAATGTGACGATGAGCGGCACCGGCAAGGAGCTGCTCGCCAATCCGGAAGTGCGCGCCGCCTATCTTGAAGGCGGACACCACTGAGTTTGGAGCGGAATGTGTGCATGCGGTATTCCGCTCCAAGTTGTTTGTTTGTCGCATGATCTTTGTCCGAAAAGTCTGCAACTTTTCGGGATCATGCTAGGGAGACTTCACCATGCAGGGCATTCTCTACGAGGAGCCGTCGATCTGGCAATTCTTCTTCGTCACCTGTCTGCTGGGCGGCTGGGCGGCCTGGATGACCGGCAAGGCCAGCGCCCAGACATGGCGCAGCTTCATCCAGCTGTTCGCCTATATGCTGGGCCTCGGCATCGGCATCCGCTTCATCCATCACGCGCTGTTCGGCGGCACGATGTTCTCGCTGCACTATTACATCGTCGACACCATCGTGCTGATGATCCTCGGCTTCATCGGCTATCAATACACGCGTACCAACCAGATGGTGACGCAGTATAATTGGCTCTACGAAAGAGCTTCAATCTTGAGCTGGAAACCGAAAGGTTGAGGTTCATCATTAACGCCGCCTCGGAATTGAATCGGCGTGACAAGTGCCTGAAAATCGGCAAACTATGCTTTCTGCGATAAGGGTGGGCATCGCATGAAAGCTTCATCCACGCCCACTCCGTAAATGGGAGCGTTTAAATGAAAAAGTCACTTTTGTCCGCCGTCGCCCTGACCGCGCTTGTCGCGTTCGGTGGTGCCGCGTGGGCTGACGTCCTGGTCGGCGTTGCCGGCCCGATCACCGGTCCGAACGCCGCCTTCGGCGCACAGCTTCAGAAGGGTGCGGAAGCGGCTGTCGCCGACATCAATGCCAAGGGCGGCATCAACGGCGAGCAGATCAAGCTCGAAGTCGGCGACGACGTCTCCGATCCGAAGCAGGGCATCTCGGTCGCCAACAAGTTCGTCGGCGACGGCGTCAAGTTCGTGGTCGGCCACTTCAACTCGGGCGTCTCGATCCCGGCATCGGAAGTCTATGCGGAAAACAATATCGTCGAAGTGACGCCGGCCGCGACCAACCCGCAGTTCACCGAACGCGGCCTGTGGAACGTGTTCCGCACCTGCGGACGCGATGACCAGCAGGGTAGCATCGCCGGCGCTTATCTCGCCGCGAACTTCAAGGATGCCAAGATCGCCGTCGTTCACGACAAGACCACCTACGGCCAGGGCCTTGCCGACGAGACCAAGAAGGCGATGAACGCCAAGGGCCTGACGGAAGTCATGTATGAAGGCATCAATGTCGGCGACAAGGACTTCTCGGCGCTGATCGCCAAGATGAAGGAAGCCGGCGTTACCATCATCTATTGGGGCGGCCTGCACACCGAAGCCGGCCTGATCATCCGTCAGGCGGCTGACCAGGGCCTCAAGGCGACGCTGGTCTCCGGCGATGGCATCGTGTCGAACGAGCTGGCTTCGATCGCGGGCGACGCGGTTGCGGGCACGCTCAACACGTTCGGCCCGGATCCGCGCCTGATCCCCGCCAACAAGGAACTCGTCGAGAAGTTCCGCGCGCAGGGCTTCGAGCCGGAAGCCTATACGCTCTACGCTTACGCCGCCGTGCAGGCGATCGCCGAAGCAGCGACCGCTGCCAAGTCGAACGACCCGCAGGAAGTTGCCAAGGCGCTGCATGCGAACGGCCCGTTCAAGACCGTGCTCGGCGACCTGTCCTATGACGCCAAGGGCGACCCGACGCTGCCCGGCTACGTCATCTACGAATGGAAGAAGGGCGACGACGGCAAGTACACCTACATCCAGAAGATGTAAGCTCGTCAGTCTCCAGATTTTACGGATGCCCGGCGCTTCGCGCCGGGCATTTTTCTTTGAGCCGCGCTCACGTTCAGAGGGTCCGGCAAGCCGATACTGCCGGGCCTTTAGCCGGAAAATGATCATGCCTGGAATGGCAGCGGCAGCACTTTCTTGCGCCTTCGAATGAATGCGACCGACTTTGTCGCAAAGATTCCATTTCAATCGGTTTAAATGCGAGTCAATTTTGTTTGCGCTGCAGCATTTTCACGCTAATCATTGCGCCGATTTCTCTTCCTTCCGTTGCTGGAGCCCAGTCCTTGGCCATCACGAAGATCCTCGTCGCCAACCGGTCCGAAATAGCCATTCGCGTCTTTCGCGCGGCCAACGAACTTGGCCTCAAAACCGTGGCGA is part of the Mesorhizobium loti genome and encodes:
- a CDS encoding branched-chain amino acid ABC transporter permease LivH (LivHMGF is the membrane component of the LIV-I/LS branched-chain amino acid transporter), coding for MQYFVQQLINGLTLGSIYGLIAIGYTMVYGIIGMINFAHGDIFMVGAFTALIVFLVLGALFYSVPVVIALLVMMIVAMLLTSLYNWTIEKVAYRPLRGSFRLAPLITAIGMSIALSNFVQVTQGPRNKPIPPMVSQVYNINGISVSLKQIIIVVVTALLLALFWYLVNRTSLGRAQRACEQDRKMAALLGIDVDRTISITFIMGAALAAVAGTLFLMYYGVIAFSDGFTPGVKAFTAAVLGGIGSLPGAVLGGLMIGFIESMWSAYFSIDYKDVAAFSILAIVLIFLPSGILGRPEVEKV
- a CDS encoding FAD-binding oxidoreductase, producing the protein MIADATIDIAIIGGGIIGICAAASLAEAGRKVTIFDRTGICEETSSGNAAAFAFSDVLPLAHKGMMRQLPKWLADPLGPLSIPPAYLPKLLPWLVRFWRAGAPGKYEASLAAQAGMMKLAEAEWMGLLDRSGTRSMLREDGSLELYESEAEFQAGLSGWAARERFGIGFRHVEGEELAALQPGLSPRFIKGTFVPGWKTVADPKLLGKAVWAHAQAKGARFELARIGQVAADQNGATLTLGDGTTRQARHLVVAAGAWSHLLARQLGDRIPLETERGYNTTLPTSAFDVKRMLIFSGHGFVITPLETGLRVGGAVELGGIERPPNYARSKALLQKAQKFLPGLDPSGGREWMGFRPSLPDSVPVIGGAPGKRSVVYAFGHGHLGLTQAAATGRLIRDLVLGQTPPIDLAPFSPQRF
- a CDS encoding dihydrodipicolinate synthase family protein; the encoded protein is MWTGVFPAVTTKFTADDRLDHAEMERCFTLQMEAGCDGIIVCGSLGEGPMLSPDEKIEVLKTAQKVAGKKPVLLTVNEAGTREAASIAKRAAKEGANGLMVVPSPIYHTNAEETVAALRAVAQAGDLPVMIYSNRLAYRVDVTVDQMEELASDKRFVAIKESSDDIRRSTEIINRLGTRYDLFTGVDNLAFEALSVGAIGWVAGLVTAFPRETVAIYQLMKQGRREEALGIYRWFRPLLDLDVSTYLVQNIKLAEVFAINTNDRVRMPRQPLSGERRKAVEKIIKDALAVRPTLPKF
- the livM gene encoding high-affinity branched-chain amino acid ABC transporter permease LivM is translated as MAVTVSPERDVVATPVQRALKEAFYAGAISLGLFVLFIGLKTGQNISNELVVTTRWGLLAAVVVATAVGRFLYVAYGQPFMASQKITNVATGLLPASVASRFFQLPWFIAAVVAAVLLFVLNNSLAGWVGAEPAGYLQFLRALAIIYVLACVIYYFRAFIHTNFTKLGITALVLYPILVVAVLSLNAWSIASGLQGSLKWVDNFGIQILIYVMLAWGLNIVVGLAGLLDLGYVAFYALGAYAYALLATQFGLSFWILLPAAGAMAALWGVLLGFPVLRLRGDYLAIVTLAFGEIIRLVLINWREVTNGSAGISGIPKVSFFGLMSFNVSDPNYIAKVLHIAQSGAYYKIFLYYLILGLCLLTAFVTIRLRRLPVGRAWEALREDEIACRSLGINTTTTKLTAFATGAMFGGFAGSFFAARQGFVSPESFVFLESAIILAIVVLGGMGSLVGIAVAAMVMIGGTEALRELDFLKQIFGPDFTPELYRMLLFGMAMVIVMLWKPRGFVGSREPTAFLKERRAVSGSFTKEGHG
- a CDS encoding branched-chain amino acid ABC transporter substrate-binding protein, giving the protein MKKSLLSAVALTALVAFGGAAWADVLVGVAGPITGPNAAFGAQLQKGAEAAVADINAKGGINGEQIKLEVGDDVSDPKQGISVANKFVGDGVKFVVGHFNSGVSIPASEVYAENNIVEVTPAATNPQFTERGLWNVFRTCGRDDQQGSIAGAYLAANFKDAKIAVVHDKTTYGQGLADETKKAMNAKGLTEVMYEGINVGDKDFSALIAKMKEAGVTIIYWGGLHTEAGLIIRQAADQGLKATLVSGDGIVSNELASIAGDAVAGTLNTFGPDPRLIPANKELVEKFRAQGFEPEAYTLYAYAAVQAIAEAATAAKSNDPQEVAKALHANGPFKTVLGDLSYDAKGDPTLPGYVIYEWKKGDDGKYTYIQKM
- a CDS encoding ABC transporter ATP-binding protein; amino-acid sequence: MAATTLLDIKGVQTYYGNIRALNGVDVTVKQGEIVALIGANGAGKSTLMMTIFGAPRARAGTITFAGTDITQMPTHEIARMRIAQSPEGRRIFPRMTVMENLQMGASLDNLKHYDEDVEKVFTLFPRLKERIAQRGGTLSGGEQQMLSIGRALMARPKLLLLDEPSLGLAPLIVKQIFDAIRELNRTQGLTVFLVEQNAFGALKLATRGYVMVNGNVTMSGTGKELLANPEVRAAYLEGGHH
- a CDS encoding 4-hydroxyproline epimerase, giving the protein MAKKSFFCIDGHTCGNPVRLVAGGGPLLQGSTMMERRAHFLAEYDWIRTGLMFEPRGHDVMSGSILYPPTREDCDIAILFIETSGCLPMCGHGTIGTVTMAIEHGLIKPKTPGVLRLDTPAGLVIAEYKQVGDYVEEVRITNVPSFLYAEGLTVECPQLGEITVDVAYGGNFYAIVEPQANYRDMADYSAGDFIAWSPVVRQRLNEKYSFVHPENPGINRLSHMLWTGKPTDPEADARNAVFYGDKAIDRSPCGTGTSARMAQLHAKGRLKAGDSFVHESIIGSLFRGKVEKDVTVAGKPAIIPSIGGWARMTGLNTIFIDDRDPFAHGFVVK
- a CDS encoding GntR family transcriptional regulator, encoding MIYSRYIRRARLISMEASTPTEPAATRAYHVLEHMIVTLELAPASFVTEGALIDRLGLGRTPVREAIQRLAWEGLLDVRPRAGIAIAPLHPGDWLRVLDARRGVEVVLARSAARFVTREAADLFHEAALAMQKAVISGNVLAFIQADKALDEALALAADNPFAARLAAPLQTHSRRFWFRYKADTGLAESAEHHVALIRSILDGDEEAAAKDAKRLMALLRGHAEVAATR
- a CDS encoding ATP-binding cassette domain-containing protein, which produces MNDAILQVDHLSMKFGGLVAIGDLSFAAKRGEITALIGPNGAGKTTVFNCITGFYKPSEGMITLNRNDGSSFLLERLPNHEIPARAKVARTFQNIRLFSGMTLLENLLVAQHNKLMKASGYTVLGLFGFSGYRKASAESIELAKHWLEKADLVDRADDPAGDLPYGAQRRLEIARAMCTGPELLCLDEPAAGLNPKESAALNELLIDIKKTSGTSILLIEHDMSVVMQISDHVVVLEYGRKISDGSPQSVRTDPRVIAAYLGVDDEEVEAVLTEVGDEDVIEQLDTGPDAAHGPGTSSSYLAGPVTDTVGHSSGERVTVAKGASKAGQVDARSLAAANKAASLAAVPAEKSAPAAKAKPAPKASSKATTGTAVKSTAPAKPAAKTPAVKAPAATAGGISNRLAAPRGGKADNLTRIKGIGTVNEKKLNDHGIFHFDQIGAWKKADVEAAEAYLAFDGRIAREEWVKQAKLLGQGKDTEFSRRVDEGKVATSHASGKTANAASGKTAAAKPVAGKRGGGK